The window CTCAATCAGTTCAACAATTGGCAAATACAAATGAAGTAACGATCATTCAAGCAATAGGGGAATTGAGAAAGTTCGGAAAAGATGCAGTGCCCGTCCTTGTTGAGGCTTTAAAAGAAAGAGGATCTCTGCGGAACATTGCAGCAGCTGTACTTGGTGAATTTGGAGCAGATGCGGGAGAAGCAGCTGAGCCGCTAGCCCAGCTATTAGAAAGTGACGAAGAGGATACAAGAATGGCCGCTGCCATGTCACTCATGAGGATTGGACAGCCCAGCTTGCCATTCCTTCTGGCACTGGCTA is drawn from Bacillus pumilus and contains these coding sequences:
- a CDS encoding HEAT repeat domain-containing protein, with product MKPENKLSQSVQQLANTNEVTIIQAIGELRKFGKDAVPVLVEALKERGSLRNIAAAVLGEFGADAGEAAEPLAQLLESDEEDTRMAAAMSLMRIGQPSLPFLLALAKRYEGPTCFWASWCISWIDPSKIEKNMYECLKQEQENPTGSVTPFAAEEALGKIIAFQLKEKEDE